GGCGCATCCTTGTTTACAAAGGAGATGAGCATGGATGCAGATGCAGTTGGCGTTGTTACAGGAGCCAGCCGTGGAATTGGGGCGGCCGTCTCACGGCGGTTGGCCAGGCTGGGAGCGCAGGTGTTGCTGGTGGCCCGCCATCGCGAACGGTTGGAGGAACTGGCCGCTCAAATTGAAAGTGAAGGTGGCCGGGCTGAGCTGTTTGCGGTCGATTTGACGCAGGAGGAAGAGATTGCCGCGCTGGGTGAGACGATTCGCAAACGGTATGGGCGTTGCGACGTTCTGGTAAACAATGCCGGCATCAGCAGGATGGGCGCGCCGCTGCACGCCATGCAGCCGGCGGACTGGGATGAGCTGATGGCGACGAATCTGCGAGCGCCCTACCTGATGATCCGGGCGCTGGCACCGCTGATGATCGAGCGCCAGAGTGGGCATATCGTGAACATTTCGTCGCTGGCCGGTCATAATCCGCTGCGCAATGGCGCTGCGTATTCGGCCTCAAAGTGGGCACTGAATGGGCTGACCTATTCGGTGGCTGAAGAGCTGCGGGATTATGGCGTGCGGGTATCGGTGATTGCTCCCGGATCAGTGAACACGAGCTTTGGCGGCCATGAACCGGCCAACGCGGCGGCACGCATTCAGCCCGAGGACATTGCCGATATTGTGGCAATGCTGATGGAGCAGAGGCCGCAGTCGTTTGTGAGCGAGGTGCTGATTCGTCCGGCCCGGAAGCCCTGAGCCATGCGCGCGTATGCTGATGCTATGCGCGTGCGAGTGCTGGCTTTTGGAATGCTGCGGGAGATGCTGACGAGCGGCGACTTCAGTGTGAATCTGCCGGAAGGCTGCACCGTAGCCAGGATGGTGGAACTGCAGCGGGAACAAACCGGTCTGCAGAATTCTGTATGGCAGACGATGGCCGTAGCGGTAAATCGCGAGTATGCAAGCCGGGAGCAGGTTTTGCGGGAAGGCGATGAAGTGGCTCTGCTGCCGCCGGTGAGCGGCGGGTCGCAGGAGGACAGACTGCCCGATGTATGGCTGACGCGCGATCTGATCGACGCGAATGCGGTGCTGGCCAGAGTACGGCACCCGGAAGACGGCGCGGTAGCGAGCTTTGACGGCATTGTGCGCAACCAGACCCGCGGACGCCAGACGCTCTACCTGGTTTACGAAGCCTATGAAGAGATGGCACTCGAACAGATGCGGCAGCTTGCCGGCGAGGCAAAGCAACGGTTTGCCATTCACGACGTGGTGATGGTGCACCGGCTTGGGCGGCTGGAGATTGGCGAATCGAGTGTGCTGATCGGTGTCTGCTCCGCCCATCGGGCGGCAGCGTTTGACGCCTGCCGGTGGCTGATCAACACGCTGAAAAAGACCGTGCCGATCTGGAAGAAAGAGCATTTCGTGGATGGCGCGGTGTGGGCGGATGGCGACCCGTTTCCGCCGGAGATGCTGCCGTGAAAGCAGCCCTTACGGGCCTGCTGGGAATGGCCGCTTGCGGGCTTATTTCCATGGCGGCCGCGCAGCAGACGCAGTTCCCTCCCCTGCGCGTGCAGGTGGGGCTGGTAAATGTATTTGTAAATGTTACGAATGCTCAGGGCGCTCCGGTAACCGGGCTGACGCGGCAGGATTTTGCTGTCAGCGAAGATGGACATCCCCAGAAAATTGCAGTGCTTGAGCGGCAAACCGGCCTGCCGCTCTCAATCGTGCTGGCCATCGACACGAGCGGCAGCGTGCGCAAGGACCTCGACGAAGAGAAGCGCGCGGCACGCGAATTTCTTCGTGCCACGCTGCGGCCCGAGGACCGCGTGGAGATTGTGAACTTTAACACGCGCGTGCATGAGGTGGTTCCCTTTACCAATAACCTGAAGAAGATTGATCGCGGACTGAACAGGCTTTCAGAAGGTCCTGCGACCGCTCTGTACGCGGCTATCGCCTATGGCTCAGAGGAACTGGCGCAACGGCCGGGGCGCAAAGTGCTGGTGGTGATTTCAGATGGCGACAATACGGTGGCGAACAGTAGCTACCAGCAGGCGCTCGACCGGGCCGTGCGCGCCGAGACGATGATTTTCAGCGTGATCGATCTGCCCGTCATCAACGACGCGGGCCGCGACGTGGGCGGCGAGCACGCGATGATTGCGCTCTCTGAGGCCACGGGAGGCGAGTACTACTACGAAGCGGATGGGAATCTGCAAGGCGTTTTTAAGCGGCTCTCGACGGCTCTGCGTACCGAATACCTGATTGGCTATTATCCGAAGCATTCGCTTCATGCGCACCGCGACTATCACTCGATCACGGTACGGCTCACGACTCCGGATGCCTCGGCCTATCGCGTGAGCTACCGCAAGGGCTACTACACGGGGAACAGTACGACGGGAGCGACGGATGGGCTGCGGGACGGCGGTCCCGATGGAGCATGGCAGCCGTGAGGGCGACTGCACTCCGCTAGAATGCGAATATGCCCATGAGCCCCGGTTCCCGCAAACGGCACAAGGCGATTCCCCCCGGTGAAACCGGACAGGAAGCGCTCTATCTGCGCTCGCTGAGCGAACGGCAGATCACGGTGAGCATCGAACTGCGTGATGGGGAGACGGTGACCGGCTGGATTGAGTATTTTGACGACCGCATGATCCGGCTGACGCGGAAGAACCACCCGAATCTCTTCATTTATAAGCAGCAGATTCGCACTATTACGGAACAAGCGCGCCGCCATGATGCGGCCCGCACGTCTCCAGCGGCGGAGAAGCCTACGGCCGCAGATGAGGTGAAGTGAGCACTCTTGCAAAGGTTCCTGAAATGTTGAGCACAGCGGGCGCGGCGGCGCCGATTGCGCTGGAAGCGGGCGCGCTGATTCGCGAGTATTTTGAGCGCGGCGTGGTGACCGAATACAAGGGCGATGTGGACCTGGTGACCGCAGCCGACCGCGCCTCAGAGCAGTTGATTGTGGAGCGGCTGAAGAAAGTCTTTCCCGACCATGGCATCTACGGGGAAGAGGGTACCCGTCAGCGGCTGGACAACGAGTATCGGTGGTACATCGATCCGCTGGATGGGACGACGAATTTTGCGCATGGCTTTCCGGTGTTCTGCGTCTCGATGGGGCTCGAGCATCGCCCGGCCGGACTGGCCGCGGATGAAGACGGCACGCTCGTGGCGGCGGTGATCTATGACCCGACGCGAGATGAGCTGTTCACCGCCGAGCGTGGGCAGGGAGCGTACCTGAACGGGCGGCGGATGCATGTGTCGAAGACGCCGACGCTGGCCGAGTCGCTGGTGGCGACCGGCTTCCCAAGCCGCAAGCGGCACGATAACCCGAACATTCACTTCTATCAGGAGTTCACCCTGCGCTCTCATGGGGTGCGGCGCGCGGGTTCCGCGGCGATCGACCTGGCCTATGTGGCCTGCGGACGCATGGATGGCTACTGGGAGTTCAATCTGAATCCCTGGGACACGACGGCGGGCGTGCTGCTGGTGCAGGAGGCCGGAGGCGTGGTGAGTTGCTTTGACGGCAGCCCCTTCCGCATCGACAGCAAAGAGGTGCTGGCAACTAACGGGCGGATTGGCGGCGAGATGATGCGGCTGTTTGCCGATATGTTTGCCGGGCGGAACCTGGAACCGATGCTGACGCCACAGGAATTCGCGGCCATGCGCGCGGCGCGGGAGCAAAACTGAGGCGGCGCGGCAAGAAACCGATGCAAAGATCACTTGTGACGGGGCGCGGCCCTGCTACAATCCACCTGTAGATACCCCTACGCAACTGAAGAGGAACCGGAATGGCTTACGTAATCGCAGAACCCTGCATTGGCACCAAAGATACCGCTTGCGTGGACGCTTGCCCCGTAGATTGTATTCACCCCAAGAAGGATGAAGGCACCTATGGCGATGCCGAACAGCTTTACATCGACCCGGTCGAGTGTATCGACTGCGGCGCCTGCGTTCCGGTGTGTCCGGTTTCGGCAATTTTTGCCATCGACGATCTGCCGGAGAAGTGGCAGAATTTTGCCACGAAGAATGCCGAACACTTCGGACGGTAAGGCGACCTACTGACTTCAGCAAACGCAGCCCTCGGGCTGCGTTTGTGCTTGAAGAACAGAGGCAGCAGCGAGCGGGAAAACCCTTGCCGGACTTTCAGCTTCTAAGTGATTGAACGGCATGACATTTATGAGTGTTCCCATCTCAGAACGAACCAGTGGCAATGCATTGGAAACGGAGCTGAATCCGGCCGTTTCTCAGGGACAGGTTTTACCAATGAGCACAGGCACGACTCCGCCCAAGCCGGCGCGGCAGCACATGCGCCGCAATCCTCCGATTGCAGGGGAGGCGGAAGCCATTGCGCGTGCGCAGGCGGGTGACGGGGCGGCGTTTGAGACGCTGTATTCACTGCATAAACGCCGCGTGTATTCGCTGTGCCTGCGCATGCTGGGCAACGTGGCCGAAGCCGAAGATCTGACGCAGGAAGCCTTTCTGCAGCTTTATCGCAAGATTGGGACTTTTCGCGGGGATTCGGCGTTCTCGACCTGGCTGCACCGGCTGGCGGTCAACGTAGTGCTGATGCATCTGCGCAAGAAAGGCCTGCCCCAGGTGTCTCTTGAGGAGACGCTGGAGCCCTCGCAGGATGACGGCCCACGCAAGGATATTGGCGCCCGCGACCTGACGCTTTCAGGCTCGATTGACCGGGTGACGCTGGAGCGGGCAGTGGAAAATCTGCCGCCGGGCTACCGGCTGGTCTTCGTGCTGCACGATGTGGAAGGTTACGAGCACAACGAGATTGCGAGCATGCTCGACTGCTCCATCGGCAACAGCAAATCTCAACTTCACAAGGCGCGCATGAAGCTGCGCGACCTGCTCCGTACGGGCGAAAGAAAGGAGCAACCCAAGTGAGCGCGCCGAAGCAAAGCGAGACCGACATGGATTGCGCGGAATTTCAACAAAAGCTGCCTGAACTGTTTGAAGATCATGCTGACCTTGGCAACGAAGAACACCTGAAGCACTGCGAGAACTGCGCAGCCCTGGTGCGGGACCTGGAATACATTGCACAGCAGGCCAAGCTGCTGCTGCCCATCCACGAGCCAAGCCCAGCCGTGTGGGACACGATTCAGTCGGCACTGGAGCGGGAGCAGCCGGAATCCGATGGACCGGCTTCGCCCGAATCAGTTCCCCCGGCCCGCTGAAGCTGGCTCGCAAAAGCAGGCTCGTCCTTCCGGTATGCTGAAGAGCATGCAAATTCCGTCCTTGTTGGCGACAGCCGGTTCAGAGAGAACGGCAAACGGCGCGCAGGCCTCTGGTCTGCGCGCCGTTGTGCTGACCGGCTTCATGGGAGCAGGCAAGACGACGCTGGGGCGGTTGTTGGCAGCCGAGTTGGGCTGGGAGTTTCGAGATCTGGATACCGAGATTGCGCAGGACAGCGGCATGACGGTGGCTGACATCTTCCGCGCGGAGGGCGAAGCTGGATTTCGCGCCCGGGAAATGGAGATGCTCGCCCGCCTGCTGCGCCGGGAGCGCATGGTGCTGGCGCTGGGCGGCGGGGCGGTAGAGTCAGAGGGCGTTCGCGAACAGCTTGCGGCCTGCAAGGATGCCTGCGTAGTGTACCTGTCTGCTCCGCTGGAGGCTCTGGTGCAGCGCTGCCTGGAACAGCCGGGAGCCGCGGAACGGCCCGTGCTGGCCGATCGCGAACGGCTGCGGAGCCGCTGGGCGGCGCGGCTGCCGTATTACGAACAAGCACATCTGCGACTGGAGACCGAGGGGTTGAGCCCGGCAGAAAGCCTGCAAGCCCTGATCGCACTAGTGAAGCAACGCCCGCTGCCGGATAACGCTCCTATGAGTGCCCATGAGTGAGAACTGTTCCCAGCCGGCGCAATCGCGTGAAACGCGCCGAAATATTCTCTTCACCATCGCCGTACTGGTGCTGCTGTATTACGTCTACGTGCTGCGCGCCGAACTGACGCTGGTGTATGTGAGCGCGCTGATTGCTGTGGTGCTGACGCCTCTGGCGCGGGCGATTATGCGGCTTCGTATCGGAAAGTGGCACCCGGGACTGGGGCTCTCAGTGGTTCTGCTGATTGCGGCCGTGGCCGGGCTGATCTCAGTGTTTGCCCTGTTTGCCCTGCCGCCGGCCTTTCGGGATCTGCGTGAGTTCGTGACCGAGTTGCCGCAGCGCGCGCCGGAACTTCTGACGCGGCTGAAGCATGTTCCCCTGATGCAGCGCATCGATGTGAGCCAATTGAACGCCAGAATTCAGGACTTTGCCGGAAACTTTGCAACGTTTCTCTTAAAGTCGGCCAAGGACTGGGCTCACGTGGTTTTTGCGGTGGGCATGGGCATTCTGCTGACGGTCTATTTCATGATCGACGGCAGCCGCGCCTACCAGTGGGGCATGAAGCTGGTTCCGGTCGAGCATCGGGCGCGGCTCGACCGAACGCTGACCCGCGCCGAGGCGAGGATGGGCCGCTGGCTGCTGGGCCAGGCCATGCTGATGCTGATTCTGGGCGTGTGCAGCACGGTGGTGTTCGTGATTCTGCACGTGCGTTATGCTTACGCGCTTGGCGTGCTGATGGGACTGTTCAACATCATTCCCGTAGTCGGAGCCATGATCACGGTGTCGCTGGCGCTGGTGGTGGCGGCGCTGGACTCGTGGGGACGTGTGCTGGGCGTGTTGGTGTTCTACGCTATCTACGCGCAGTTGGAGACGTCAGTGCTGACACCACGCATCATGCAAAGCAGTGTCAACCTGCCAGGGCTGGCGATCCTGATTGCGTTGCTGATCGGCAGCGCATTGGCGGGAATTGCGGGTGCGGCGGTGGCTGTTCCCACGGCAGTGCTGCTGGCCGTGCTGATTGAGGAATATGTGATTGCGGGTGAGCATCTTGTGACCGAGACCACTTCGACGCCTTCGACATTGCATTCTTAATGTGTTGCGCGCTGCAAAATGGGCTGCTCCCGCTTGGTATGATGAAGTGTGGCGCTGATCGCGTGCATCTGCTCAGGACCTGCCACATCTCTCCAGCATGCGTATTCTTGCTTCAATCCGTTTGACGTGCGTCGCCGGTCCTCAATCTGGTGAGACACGGTGAGTTCCGTGCCTTCCAGCGTGGATGCTCCGGAGACCGTGCGCGCCGACGGTGAGCCCGGAACGGCGGCGGAGCCTGCCCACCCGCATGCACTGCGCGCGCCGAAGGCGGGCGCGACGGCCTCGCTGCTGACCGACTATTTTGAGCTGTTCAAGGTGCGCGTGACGGGGCTGGTGGTGATGACGGCCTGGGCCGGATTTTATCTCGGCTCCATGCGGTCGGGCGTGAGCAGCGTGCAGCCGAAGCTGCTGGCCGCACTGGTGGGCATTGGCATGGTCTCAGCCGGAGCCGCCGCACTGAACGAGGCGATGGAGCGCAAGCTGGATGCGAAGATGATTCGCACGGCGCAGCGCCCCATGGCGACCGGACGAATCTCTTTACTGCATGGCGTGGCCGTGGCGCTGGCGGCAATTGCCGGCGGCGGTACGCTGCTGGCGCTGCAGACCAATCCGGTGACGGCGTGGCTGACCCTGCTGACGGCGTTGCTTTATGTAGTGCTGTATACGCCGCTCAAGCGTCTGACCACTATCGCCACATTTATCGGGGCGTTTCCTGGCGCGATGCCGCCGCTGCTTGGTTGGACCGCTGCGCGCGGGCAGATTGAGTGGCAGGGTGTGGCGCTGTTCGCGATTTTATTCGTGTGGCAGTTTCCGCACTTCATGGCGATCTCGTGGCTGTATCGCGAGGATTATGCGCGCGCCGGAATTCGCATGCTGCCCGTGGTGCAGCCGGATGGCTGGTCCACGGTGCTGGAAGCATTGACGTATGCAGTGCTGATGATTCCGGTCAGCCTGCTGCCGGTGTACCTGCATATGGTGGGACGCACCTATGCCGTGGCCGCTCTGGTGCTGGGAGCGGCGTATCTTGCGTATACGATCCGGTTTGCCCGGATTCCGTGGGCCAGTAAGCGAAGCCAGGCGGAGTCGAAGATGTATGCGCGCGACCTGTTGAAGGTGAGTGTGATTTATCTGCCGCTACTGCTCACCATCCTCATGCTGAACGCGGCGGGAAGGCGCTAAAAATAT
The DNA window shown above is from Acidobacterium capsulatum ATCC 51196 and carries:
- a CDS encoding SDR family oxidoreductase; amino-acid sequence: MDADAVGVVTGASRGIGAAVSRRLARLGAQVLLVARHRERLEELAAQIESEGGRAELFAVDLTQEEEIAALGETIRKRYGRCDVLVNNAGISRMGAPLHAMQPADWDELMATNLRAPYLMIRALAPLMIERQSGHIVNISSLAGHNPLRNGAAYSASKWALNGLTYSVAEELRDYGVRVSVIAPGSVNTSFGGHEPANAAARIQPEDIADIVAMLMEQRPQSFVSEVLIRPARKP
- a CDS encoding molybdenum cofactor biosynthesis protein MoaE, translating into MRAYADAMRVRVLAFGMLREMLTSGDFSVNLPEGCTVARMVELQREQTGLQNSVWQTMAVAVNREYASREQVLREGDEVALLPPVSGGSQEDRLPDVWLTRDLIDANAVLARVRHPEDGAVASFDGIVRNQTRGRQTLYLVYEAYEEMALEQMRQLAGEAKQRFAIHDVVMVHRLGRLEIGESSVLIGVCSAHRAAAFDACRWLINTLKKTVPIWKKEHFVDGAVWADGDPFPPEMLP
- a CDS encoding VWA domain-containing protein, with amino-acid sequence MKAALTGLLGMAACGLISMAAAQQTQFPPLRVQVGLVNVFVNVTNAQGAPVTGLTRQDFAVSEDGHPQKIAVLERQTGLPLSIVLAIDTSGSVRKDLDEEKRAAREFLRATLRPEDRVEIVNFNTRVHEVVPFTNNLKKIDRGLNRLSEGPATALYAAIAYGSEELAQRPGRKVLVVISDGDNTVANSSYQQALDRAVRAETMIFSVIDLPVINDAGRDVGGEHAMIALSEATGGEYYYEADGNLQGVFKRLSTALRTEYLIGYYPKHSLHAHRDYHSITVRLTTPDASAYRVSYRKGYYTGNSTTGATDGLRDGGPDGAWQP
- a CDS encoding RNA chaperone Hfq — translated: MSPGSRKRHKAIPPGETGQEALYLRSLSERQITVSIELRDGETVTGWIEYFDDRMIRLTRKNHPNLFIYKQQIRTITEQARRHDAARTSPAAEKPTAADEVK
- a CDS encoding inositol monophosphatase family protein, with product MLSTAGAAAPIALEAGALIREYFERGVVTEYKGDVDLVTAADRASEQLIVERLKKVFPDHGIYGEEGTRQRLDNEYRWYIDPLDGTTNFAHGFPVFCVSMGLEHRPAGLAADEDGTLVAAVIYDPTRDELFTAERGQGAYLNGRRMHVSKTPTLAESLVATGFPSRKRHDNPNIHFYQEFTLRSHGVRRAGSAAIDLAYVACGRMDGYWEFNLNPWDTTAGVLLVQEAGGVVSCFDGSPFRIDSKEVLATNGRIGGEMMRLFADMFAGRNLEPMLTPQEFAAMRAAREQN
- a CDS encoding 4Fe-4S dicluster domain-containing protein, with amino-acid sequence MAYVIAEPCIGTKDTACVDACPVDCIHPKKDEGTYGDAEQLYIDPVECIDCGACVPVCPVSAIFAIDDLPEKWQNFATKNAEHFGR
- a CDS encoding RNA polymerase sigma factor codes for the protein MSTGTTPPKPARQHMRRNPPIAGEAEAIARAQAGDGAAFETLYSLHKRRVYSLCLRMLGNVAEAEDLTQEAFLQLYRKIGTFRGDSAFSTWLHRLAVNVVLMHLRKKGLPQVSLEETLEPSQDDGPRKDIGARDLTLSGSIDRVTLERAVENLPPGYRLVFVLHDVEGYEHNEIASMLDCSIGNSKSQLHKARMKLRDLLRTGERKEQPK
- a CDS encoding shikimate kinase; this encodes MQIPSLLATAGSERTANGAQASGLRAVVLTGFMGAGKTTLGRLLAAELGWEFRDLDTEIAQDSGMTVADIFRAEGEAGFRAREMEMLARLLRRERMVLALGGGAVESEGVREQLAACKDACVVYLSAPLEALVQRCLEQPGAAERPVLADRERLRSRWAARLPYYEQAHLRLETEGLSPAESLQALIALVKQRPLPDNAPMSAHE
- a CDS encoding AI-2E family transporter, with the protein product MSENCSQPAQSRETRRNILFTIAVLVLLYYVYVLRAELTLVYVSALIAVVLTPLARAIMRLRIGKWHPGLGLSVVLLIAAVAGLISVFALFALPPAFRDLREFVTELPQRAPELLTRLKHVPLMQRIDVSQLNARIQDFAGNFATFLLKSAKDWAHVVFAVGMGILLTVYFMIDGSRAYQWGMKLVPVEHRARLDRTLTRAEARMGRWLLGQAMLMLILGVCSTVVFVILHVRYAYALGVLMGLFNIIPVVGAMITVSLALVVAALDSWGRVLGVLVFYAIYAQLETSVLTPRIMQSSVNLPGLAILIALLIGSALAGIAGAAVAVPTAVLLAVLIEEYVIAGEHLVTETTSTPSTLHS
- the cyoE gene encoding heme o synthase, which produces MSSVPSSVDAPETVRADGEPGTAAEPAHPHALRAPKAGATASLLTDYFELFKVRVTGLVVMTAWAGFYLGSMRSGVSSVQPKLLAALVGIGMVSAGAAALNEAMERKLDAKMIRTAQRPMATGRISLLHGVAVALAAIAGGGTLLALQTNPVTAWLTLLTALLYVVLYTPLKRLTTIATFIGAFPGAMPPLLGWTAARGQIEWQGVALFAILFVWQFPHFMAISWLYREDYARAGIRMLPVVQPDGWSTVLEALTYAVLMIPVSLLPVYLHMVGRTYAVAALVLGAAYLAYTIRFARIPWASKRSQAESKMYARDLLKVSVIYLPLLLTILMLNAAGRR